Below is a genomic region from Cynocephalus volans isolate mCynVol1 chromosome 14, mCynVol1.pri, whole genome shotgun sequence.
TTCCTCTTCAAAAATGAGATCAATGGCCACATGCTTTTCCTCCACCTTTGCCTGCAAAACAATATGCTTTCAAATGTGGAATGAAGAGAAAACTTTGCCCACTGCTTTCATTGGAAAGGGCAAATTCCCCAAACAACTCTCTTTGGAATTAGCAGGCCTTTGGAGCTCTAAACTGGGAGGTAATTAACATGAATGGCCTAAGAACAGGAAAGACCTGGGAAGAGCCTCAGCCTAGAAACTGATGGGAGGTATTATTACTACATTTAATAATAATTGTTACAATTTTTTGAGTACTTGCTAGGTTTAAAACTGTGTCAGAAATAGTGCATACATTATCACATTTTATCTTTAACAACAAAAacttttgcagataaggaaacaggttGGAGAGATTAAACAAAACTTGTCCGAGGTTGCACAGCTAGTCAGAGGCGGAGCTGGGTCGAGTCAGCCTTGGGTGGGAAGCCCACCTCCCACTGGGCTTTTCCTACACTCATACCGTTCCATTGCTCCTCCTAATGCTGCAAAAATGGAACGATTCCTCCTGACTGTGGCTGTCTCCGTGTGTGTTCCTGCCGCAGGTATCTGGCCATCGTCCACCCGCTGAGGCCGCGGATGAAGTGTCACACAGCCACCGGCCTGATCGCCTTGGTGTGGACGGTGTCCATCCTGATCGCCATCCCTTCCGCCTACTTCACAACCGAAACGGTCCTCGTCACCGTCAAGAGCCACGAGAAGATCTTCTGCGGCCAGATCTGGCCAGTGGACCAGCAGCTCTACTACAAGTCCTACTTCCTCTTCATCTTCGGCCTCGAGTTCGTGGGCCCCGTGGTCGCCATGGCCCTGTGCTATGCCCGGATCTCCCGGGAGCTCTGGTTCAAGGCGGTGCCCGGGGTGCAGACAGAGCAGGTGCGCAGGCGGCTGCGCGGGCGCCGCAGGACGGTGCTGCTGCTCGTGGGCATCCTCACGGCCTACGTGCTGTGCTGGGCGCCCTTCTACGGCTTCACCCTCGTGCGCGACTTCTTCCCCGCCGTGTTCGTCAAGGAGAAGCACTACCTGACCGCCTTCTACGTGGTCGAGTGCATCGCCATGAGCAACAGCATGATCAACACCCTGTGCTTCGTGACGGTCAAGAACAACGCGGTCAAGTACTTCAGGAAGATCACGCTGCTCCACTGGAAGGCGTCTTACAACGGGAGTAAGTCCAGCGCAGACCTGGATCTCAAAACGACGGGCATGCCCGCCACCGAAGAGGTGGACTGCATCAGATTAAAGTGACCCCAGGACCCTGCGAAGTTTCCACACAGGACAGGATCTCTGGGGGCACTGACCAGTGTGCTGAGAACTCTCGATTTGCTGCAGAGGGCAGAGTAAATGGGCAGCTACGTGAACAGTGTTCAAGGAGCTCAGAATTTCTAAAACTGATGTGACCAGACACGATTGCCAGTGGCCAACATTCATTGAATGTCTAATAGGTGCAAAGTGTAGGTGGTGGTGAAACCTATATATGTTGAAAACATTTAGTTGGGAAAGTGAAATAGAGATTAAACCAAGGAAAATGTTGTGGTGTAGACAGTCTGGAATAAGGAGGTTTCCAGAAGGGAACCAGAGTAGG
It encodes:
- the PROKR1 gene encoding prokineticin receptor 1, translating into MEVTMEVMEENATNTFTKFPSMLNPHGAQADSSFPFTFSYGDYDMSLDEDEDVTNSRTFFAAKIVIGLALVGIMLVCGIGNFIFIAALARYKKLRNLTNLLIANLAISDFLVAIVCCPFEMDYYVVRQLSWEHGHVLCTSVNYLRTVSLYVSTNALLAIAIDRYLAIVHPLRPRMKCHTATGLIALVWTVSILIAIPSAYFTTETVLVTVKSHEKIFCGQIWPVDQQLYYKSYFLFIFGLEFVGPVVAMALCYARISRELWFKAVPGVQTEQVRRRLRGRRRTVLLLVGILTAYVLCWAPFYGFTLVRDFFPAVFVKEKHYLTAFYVVECIAMSNSMINTLCFVTVKNNAVKYFRKITLLHWKASYNGSKSSADLDLKTTGMPATEEVDCIRLK